The following are encoded together in the Campylobacter concisus genome:
- a CDS encoding multidrug effflux MFS transporter, whose product MKKENSKLFLLLFLGALSAFGPFVTDLYLPALPAITEWFKTSVTATQLTITTSMAGLAIGQLIVGPISDKFGRKTPLTISLIVYTISTIFIFFAQNIQFFIFMRIIQGLASAGSLVISRAVVSDLYKGHEMTKFFSLMMVVNGLAPILSPIGGSLLLKFTDWRGIFMALTIIGILLFIANFYFKESLSQSNRLKMPLLVTYSVFGKILRKKKFMLFVSIQTFAMGAMFAYIASSSFIFQEFYSLSPVSYSFCFASNGLGLVIGARLASLLNERKALKTGLFGTLFASVFIAFMLCFKFEVIGVIIAFFLLLLFTGFVLPTASSLAMNEGREYAGSASAILGFCPFFLGGVVSPLVGLGDIFYSTSIVILACTLFALISFLRLKRFA is encoded by the coding sequence ATGAAAAAAGAAAATTCCAAGCTATTTTTATTGCTATTTTTAGGCGCTCTCTCTGCCTTTGGACCATTTGTTACAGACCTTTATTTGCCAGCACTTCCTGCTATTACTGAGTGGTTTAAAACAAGCGTCACAGCTACGCAATTAACGATCACGACATCGATGGCAGGCTTAGCCATAGGTCAGCTCATAGTTGGCCCAATAAGTGATAAATTTGGACGAAAAACGCCACTTACCATCTCACTCATCGTCTATACGATAAGCACTATTTTTATATTTTTTGCACAAAATATCCAGTTTTTTATCTTTATGCGCATCATCCAAGGGCTAGCAAGTGCCGGCAGCTTAGTCATCTCAAGGGCTGTTGTGAGTGATCTTTATAAGGGTCATGAAATGACTAAATTTTTTAGTCTTATGATGGTTGTAAATGGTCTTGCCCCGATACTTTCACCAATAGGTGGCAGTTTGCTGCTTAAATTTACCGACTGGCGTGGCATCTTTATGGCACTTACTATCATTGGTATTTTGCTTTTTATCGCAAATTTTTATTTCAAAGAGAGCTTAAGTCAGTCAAATCGCTTAAAAATGCCTTTGTTGGTGACTTATAGTGTTTTTGGCAAAATTTTAAGAAAGAAAAAATTTATGCTTTTCGTAAGCATTCAGACATTTGCGATGGGTGCGATGTTTGCCTATATAGCGTCATCTTCGTTTATCTTTCAAGAATTTTATTCTTTAAGTCCAGTAAGTTATAGCTTTTGCTTTGCTTCAAATGGTTTAGGACTTGTTATAGGAGCAAGGCTTGCCAGTCTTTTAAATGAGAGAAAAGCGCTCAAAACTGGGCTTTTTGGCACCTTGTTTGCTAGTGTTTTTATTGCTTTCATGCTTTGTTTTAAATTTGAAGTGATCGGCGTCATTATCGCATTTTTCTTATTACTTCTTTTTACAGGATTTGTCTTGCCAACTGCTTCATCGCTAGCTATGAACGAAGGCAGAGAATACGCAGGTTCAGCCTCAGCAATACTTGGATTTTGCCCATTTTTCTTAGGCGGCGT
- a CDS encoding cupin domain-containing protein: MSKIYNLNADTKVISKSVVSKRIFDCENAHVDVFAFDTGEELDHEMLFCDSLAWVVEGGASLYYGEKQMHIGNEQACLIEKKVWRKLVFNEPTKYISIDFKEDLMIDHLPKAAIFSLVDAVEYEKGKIVSKTLVKNENGSMSLLSFDTDQELSTHAAPGDALLIALDGEMKLTIGDEHFDIKKGDTIVLPGKIPHGLKIKDKFKMLLIVTKDKM; encoded by the coding sequence ATGAGTAAAATTTACAATCTAAATGCTGACACAAAGGTTATTTCTAAAAGCGTTGTTAGCAAGAGAATTTTTGATTGCGAGAACGCTCATGTCGATGTATTTGCTTTTGATACAGGCGAGGAGCTAGATCATGAGATGCTGTTTTGCGATAGCCTCGCATGGGTTGTAGAAGGCGGTGCTAGCCTATACTACGGCGAAAAGCAGATGCATATAGGCAATGAGCAAGCTTGCCTGATAGAGAAAAAAGTGTGGCGCAAGCTAGTTTTTAACGAACCAACGAAATATATTTCAATTGATTTTAAGGAGGATTTAATGATAGATCATTTACCTAAGGCAGCTATTTTTAGCTTAGTTGATGCAGTCGAATACGAAAAAGGCAAAATCGTGAGCAAAACGCTCGTAAAGAACGAAAACGGCTCAATGTCATTACTTAGTTTTGACACAGACCAAGAGCTCTCAACTCACGCAGCACCAGGCGATGCACTACTTATCGCACTTGATGGCGAGATGAAGCTAACTATTGGTGATGAACATTTTGATATCAAAAAAGGCGATACCATCGTGCTTCCAGGCAAAATACCACACGGATTAAAGATAAAAGATAAATTTAAAATGCTCTTAATCGTCACTAAAGACAAAATGTAA
- the guaA gene encoding glutamine-hydrolyzing GMP synthase — MNNTIIVLDFGSQYTQLIARRLREEGVYTEILPFNAKLSEIKAKEPKGIILSGGPASVYAKDAYFCDNGVFELNIPILGVCYGMQLLAHTHGAEVLAADQKEYGKAELSVIKEHALFKDTPSKQIVWMSHSDYVKDLPEGFEVIAVSENSPYCAFGDDKRKFYAIQFHAEVQHSEYGTQILKNFAKYICGCESTWNMGSFAKNKIEEIRKTVGTHKVLCAVSGGVDSSVTAALLAAAVPENLILVFVDNGLLRTNEKEQVEATFRTKLGVELVSIDASEIFLSRLAGVVDPEKKRKIIGEIFIEIFEQEAKKHGDVKFLAQGTLYTDIIESSVVGSSKTIKSHHNVGGLPDWMTFELIEPLREIFKDEVRKLGLELGLSRDLVFRHPFPGPGLAIRIMGEVNKPSLELLRKADVILRDELKSTGWYNKTWQAFCVLLNVNSVGVMGDNRTYENAVCVRVVDASDGMTASFSRLPYDLLENVSRRIINEVNGINRVVYDISSKPPATIEWE; from the coding sequence ATGAACAATACGATTATAGTTTTGGATTTTGGTTCGCAATACACTCAGCTAATAGCTAGAAGGCTAAGAGAAGAAGGTGTCTACACTGAAATTTTGCCATTTAATGCAAAGCTTAGTGAGATAAAGGCAAAAGAGCCAAAAGGTATCATTTTAAGTGGCGGTCCAGCTAGTGTTTATGCTAAAGATGCTTATTTTTGCGATAACGGCGTCTTTGAGTTAAACATCCCTATACTTGGCGTTTGCTACGGCATGCAGCTACTTGCTCACACGCATGGAGCGGAGGTTTTAGCAGCTGATCAAAAAGAGTATGGCAAGGCTGAGCTTAGCGTTATTAAAGAGCATGCACTATTTAAAGATACACCTTCAAAACAAATCGTATGGATGAGTCATAGCGACTATGTAAAGGACTTGCCAGAGGGCTTTGAAGTGATCGCTGTTAGTGAAAATTCGCCTTATTGTGCTTTTGGCGATGATAAACGAAAATTTTATGCGATCCAGTTCCACGCAGAGGTGCAACATAGCGAATACGGCACGCAAATTCTAAAGAATTTCGCTAAATATATTTGTGGTTGCGAGAGCACATGGAACATGGGAAGCTTTGCTAAAAACAAGATAGAAGAGATAAGAAAAACAGTAGGCACTCACAAGGTGCTTTGTGCAGTTAGTGGCGGCGTGGATAGCTCCGTGACCGCGGCACTTTTAGCGGCTGCTGTGCCTGAAAATTTGATCCTTGTCTTTGTTGATAACGGACTTCTTAGAACAAACGAAAAAGAGCAAGTTGAAGCTACATTTAGAACAAAGCTTGGTGTTGAGCTAGTTAGCATAGATGCGAGCGAGATCTTTCTTAGCCGCTTAGCTGGCGTCGTTGATCCTGAGAAAAAACGCAAGATCATAGGCGAGATATTTATAGAAATTTTTGAGCAAGAGGCTAAAAAGCATGGCGATGTGAAATTTCTAGCTCAAGGCACTCTTTATACTGATATCATCGAAAGCTCAGTCGTTGGCTCAAGTAAGACCATAAAGAGCCACCACAACGTTGGCGGCTTGCCTGATTGGATGACATTTGAGCTAATTGAGCCACTAAGAGAAATTTTTAAAGATGAGGTTAGAAAGCTTGGTCTTGAGCTCGGATTAAGCCGTGATCTAGTATTCCGTCATCCTTTCCCAGGACCGGGCCTTGCTATTCGTATCATGGGTGAAGTAAATAAACCAAGCCTTGAACTACTTCGCAAAGCTGACGTGATCTTACGCGACGAGCTAAAGAGCACTGGCTGGTACAACAAAACTTGGCAGGCATTCTGCGTGCTTTTAAACGTAAATTCAGTCGGCGTAATGGGGGATAACCGCACTTATGAAAACGCCGTGTGCGTGCGCGTGGTTGATGCGAGCGATGGCATGACTGCTAGCTTTTCAAGGCTCCCTTATGATCTACTTGAAAATGTAAGCCGCCGCATTATAAACGAGGTGAATGGCATAAACCGCGTAGTTTACGATATCTCGAGCAAACCGCCCGCAACGATAGAGTGGGAGTAG
- the nhaD gene encoding sodium:proton antiporter NhaD, translating into MRFFGLLGLFFAMAFGADGETAAIDLTTTWAGILSLIIFVVGYFFIAAEENFHIDKAKPAIFIGTFMFLLIGVYMLINGMDVHSLEHEVNHLILEIAQIVFFLMVAMTFIEALIERDVFNALKYNLVSKGYTYRKLFWLTGILAFFISPVADNLTTALILSTVLLTIDRNNTNFLVAGAINIVVAANAGGAWSPFGDITTLMAWAAGKAPFVDFFALFPASIIGWFVTAFLLSRVVPSTAPHFDVANEPKVVMKKGGKVVIFIGAFTIFCAVMMHQLFHLPAMWGMMFGFSLLSLYTYYFKKAHKNEEPMHVFHYMSKIENNTLFFFFGILAAVGALHFAGFLNYAVSLYDKFGSTAVNIGVGFLSAIVDNVPVMSAVLKANPAMGADAGEAMSQWLLVTLTAGIGGSMISFGSAAGVGVMGKLKGIYTFGAHMKYAWMVVLGYIVSIIVWYVQFEIFHIYF; encoded by the coding sequence ATGAGGTTTTTTGGACTTCTAGGCTTGTTTTTCGCGATGGCTTTTGGTGCTGATGGAGAAACCGCAGCTATTGACTTAACTACTACATGGGCAGGAATTTTATCGCTTATAATTTTTGTTGTTGGATATTTTTTCATAGCAGCGGAAGAAAATTTCCACATTGATAAAGCAAAACCTGCTATTTTTATCGGTACATTTATGTTCCTACTTATCGGTGTTTACATGCTTATAAATGGCATGGATGTGCATTCGCTTGAACATGAGGTAAATCACCTGATTTTAGAGATCGCTCAGATCGTATTTTTCTTGATGGTGGCGATGACTTTTATCGAAGCACTTATCGAAAGAGATGTATTTAATGCACTTAAATATAATCTCGTATCAAAAGGCTATACTTATAGAAAGCTGTTTTGGCTAACTGGTATTTTGGCATTTTTTATAAGCCCAGTAGCTGATAACCTAACAACAGCGCTTATTCTTTCAACCGTTCTTCTAACGATAGATAGAAATAATACAAATTTCCTAGTGGCTGGCGCAATAAACATCGTCGTAGCAGCAAATGCAGGTGGGGCATGGAGTCCATTTGGCGATATCACTACGCTTATGGCTTGGGCTGCTGGAAAAGCACCATTTGTCGACTTTTTTGCACTTTTCCCAGCATCTATCATAGGTTGGTTTGTAACGGCATTTTTACTTTCTCGCGTGGTGCCAAGTACTGCACCACATTTTGATGTGGCAAACGAGCCAAAAGTGGTTATGAAAAAAGGCGGTAAAGTGGTTATTTTTATAGGCGCATTTACTATCTTTTGTGCAGTTATGATGCATCAGCTTTTCCACTTGCCAGCGATGTGGGGAATGATGTTTGGTTTCTCACTACTTAGTCTTTATACTTACTATTTCAAAAAAGCTCACAAAAATGAAGAGCCAATGCATGTATTTCACTATATGTCAAAGATCGAAAATAACACACTATTTTTCTTCTTTGGAATTTTAGCTGCAGTTGGCGCTCTTCATTTTGCTGGATTTTTAAATTACGCTGTATCACTTTATGATAAATTTGGCTCAACTGCTGTAAATATTGGCGTTGGCTTCCTTTCAGCGATCGTTGATAACGTTCCAGTTATGTCAGCTGTTTTAAAAGCAAATCCAGCAATGGGAGCTGATGCAGGCGAGGCGATGAGTCAGTGGCTACTAGTGACACTAACTGCTGGTATCGGCGGTTCGATGATCAGCTTTGGTTCAGCAGCTGGTGTTGGAGTAATGGGTAAATTAAAAGGAATTTATACCTTTGGTGCACATATGAAATACGCTTGGATGGTGGTTCTAGGATATATCGTATCGATCATTGTTTGGTATGTGCAGTTTGAAATTTTTCATATCTATTTTTAA
- the uvrC gene encoding excinuclease ABC subunit UvrC, with translation MLIDEIRTLPNEPGVYQYFDAQNRLLYVGKAKILKNRVKSYFKFTPSLAPAEKLSPRISKMISEAVHLEYIVTPSEADALILENSFIKQLKPKYNILLRDDKTYPYIFINLNDDFPRFEITRKVVKGSNIRYFGPYFSGASELLEALYLNFNLVQKKSCIKGKKACLFYQLKRCYAPCEGKISKENYAKIVNEAIAALQNPNLLIARLEELMLNYAKAEDYEQAAATRDKIQTLKNMQTKVEVDLAKLEDFEAYSVACVHDMICAVRFSVQNGKITGVKTDITQAKNAQKDEINEAYKQAILKSFIAGQPIISTKIYVHESFEDSELVEEILNERFGRKFSITCPKIGDKRKICEIATKNAEVSIEKYLKTHDNVLLNEIKEYFDLAHTPYVVEAYDNSHLFGEASVGAMVRYEHGEWAKQNYRHMHLSSKNDYDQMKESLTARALRFDKLSPPDIWVIDGGEVLLNLACEILASSGANVDVIAISKEKIDAKAHRAKGEAKDKIYTKSGSFSLSTSDKKLQFFQKMRDESHRFVISFHRKTRQKNDMQRSILKQAGVSEGSIAKLISFYGSFDKISEANLDEVAKITNKSVAEKLAVLKEGNLK, from the coding sequence ATGCTAATAGACGAGATCAGAACGCTTCCAAACGAGCCTGGCGTATATCAGTATTTTGACGCACAAAATAGGCTCTTATACGTTGGCAAGGCCAAAATTTTAAAAAATAGGGTCAAAAGCTACTTTAAATTTACCCCAAGCCTAGCTCCGGCTGAAAAACTAAGCCCTAGAATTTCAAAGATGATAAGCGAGGCGGTGCATCTTGAATACATCGTCACGCCAAGCGAAGCAGATGCTCTAATACTTGAAAATTCTTTCATCAAGCAGCTTAAGCCAAAATACAACATCTTGCTTCGTGACGACAAGACCTATCCTTATATCTTTATAAATTTAAATGATGATTTTCCAAGATTTGAGATCACTAGAAAGGTGGTAAAAGGCTCGAATATCCGCTATTTTGGGCCATATTTTAGTGGAGCTAGCGAGCTGCTTGAGGCACTTTATCTAAATTTCAACCTCGTTCAGAAAAAATCCTGCATCAAAGGCAAAAAAGCCTGCCTTTTTTATCAGCTAAAACGCTGCTATGCCCCATGCGAGGGCAAAATTTCAAAAGAAAACTACGCTAAGATCGTAAACGAAGCTATCGCGGCCTTACAAAATCCAAATTTGCTCATCGCTCGCCTTGAAGAGCTCATGCTAAACTACGCCAAGGCCGAAGACTACGAGCAAGCAGCCGCTACTAGAGATAAGATACAAACACTTAAAAATATGCAAACAAAGGTTGAAGTTGATCTTGCTAAGCTTGAGGACTTTGAGGCCTACTCGGTCGCTTGTGTGCATGATATGATCTGTGCGGTGAGATTTAGCGTGCAAAATGGCAAGATAACTGGCGTAAAAACTGACATCACGCAGGCCAAAAACGCTCAAAAAGATGAGATAAACGAAGCTTATAAGCAGGCTATTTTAAAAAGCTTCATAGCTGGACAGCCGATAATTAGCACCAAAATTTATGTGCATGAGAGCTTTGAAGATAGTGAGCTGGTGGAGGAAATTTTAAACGAGAGATTTGGACGTAAATTTAGCATCACATGCCCAAAGATAGGCGATAAGCGTAAAATTTGTGAGATCGCTACCAAAAACGCTGAAGTTAGCATTGAAAAATATCTAAAAACGCACGATAACGTGCTATTAAACGAGATAAAAGAGTACTTTGACCTAGCTCACACGCCTTACGTGGTCGAGGCTTACGACAACTCGCACCTTTTTGGCGAGGCAAGTGTCGGAGCGATGGTGCGCTATGAGCATGGCGAGTGGGCGAAGCAAAACTACCGCCATATGCACCTAAGCTCTAAAAACGACTACGATCAGATGAAAGAGAGTTTGACAGCCAGAGCACTTAGATTTGACAAGCTTAGCCCGCCTGATATTTGGGTCATTGATGGTGGTGAAGTGCTTTTAAATTTAGCCTGTGAAATTTTAGCGAGCAGTGGCGCAAACGTCGATGTGATAGCCATTTCAAAAGAAAAGATAGACGCCAAAGCTCACCGCGCAAAAGGCGAGGCAAAGGATAAAATTTACACAAAAAGTGGTAGCTTTAGCCTAAGCACGAGCGATAAAAAGCTTCAGTTTTTCCAAAAAATGCGTGATGAAAGCCATAGATTTGTCATTAGCTTTCACAGAAAAACAAGGCAGAAAAACGATATGCAAAGATCAATTCTAAAGCAAGCTGGCGTTTCTGAGGGCAGTATCGCGAAATTAATCAGCTTTTACGGAAGTTTTGATAAAATCAGCGAAGCGAATTTAGACGAAGTGGCAAAAATAACAAATAAAAGCGTAGCAGAAAAGCTTGCAGTACTCAAAGAAGGAAATTTGAAGTGA
- a CDS encoding response regulator, with product MKNNKFYILLAPIIISAIFCAYSGNESYKKFTDLKDLNEKLYKQSLVFQTIKSVIQEHDTLIGKSQEDIKKLRDSTLKNTQKFINSIRKDDRTEIRNVNKLKELLANLNQNDKFDELFYEFFQNINGEIDSDFKQDLDRDFPLIIKAYAATLSKIYNQLSLANNTKYYVKNIFINGPLFSINSNVRENIYSVRDNTPNLDMLPKSELKENIYKDFNQFEANYQAKKIREAKAKIAFSEKLNIEDIILIKQYEDDKFILLLDSAINIKNELLELTKSEKISFGIKTFFEFLLCGLLILSLLSISARLKFLKVLIDKSKYISNYILSSKETSADNAISKLIKTYEDLKEAYIKDSSFFQIKDKYILSVSKKLESINKEIFTSTAALKIETNNSKKQVFIDTIEKNANIMTSLYNNAKNISNVKKYSECNKTEIFDPQKSFEEILQANIVYSQSKKINFISYLDPSLTNELEGNLNSLKTAFNSIFLASLSMSLRHQNIIIAIKKVQKEFDRSGLCSVSFSIKNSSAAMSEKQISDIFSDDENSLNNDESEFYLKIAQIYLKNLESKLEINSFPSIGNEFKFVVIFKTTSNHKDFDIKCNHKLAFLQDVNVAYNEAFEQTTKDLGLKVDMLTSTSPSITKNYDAIFLRNTNKQGQDIKNPLILKDPLTPLSITRLLCLGEADIMNKNLNDKPKILICDTNEIYIDITASGFSKFNCEVVGVCNKKDLKQAIKQGDFDLIFVGSKFFEAEKNSIQKNLDLIKTAIQNAKIPIILMLSNTSNIDGESVKEYFNAYIKTPINSDELAQIFRKFLPNFGEIAIDESYLAKSENIILFKKSPMENKIFSSALGEFYNTLETTNSFDELLTKIKTKTYGIVLIDENVKDFNYEELTRVVDKIRQSKKVDTRVLIFGAQERSEFPFVKVLAKNITKAELSATVREQIDSMGTSYAKSSYEFIKFNA from the coding sequence ATGAAAAATAATAAATTTTATATATTGTTAGCGCCAATAATAATTTCAGCGATCTTTTGCGCATATAGCGGAAATGAAAGCTATAAAAAATTCACAGATCTAAAAGATCTAAATGAAAAACTATATAAACAATCCTTAGTATTTCAAACTATAAAATCTGTAATACAAGAGCACGATACGCTAATAGGCAAAAGCCAAGAAGATATAAAAAAGTTGCGAGATAGCACCTTAAAAAATACACAAAAATTTATAAATTCTATAAGAAAAGACGATCGCACCGAGATACGAAATGTAAATAAATTAAAAGAATTGCTAGCAAATCTCAACCAAAATGATAAATTTGATGAACTATTTTACGAATTTTTCCAAAATATAAATGGAGAAATAGATAGCGATTTTAAACAAGATTTAGACCGAGACTTTCCGCTTATAATAAAAGCTTATGCCGCAACTTTAAGTAAAATTTACAACCAACTCTCTTTAGCAAACAACACTAAATACTACGTAAAAAATATCTTTATAAATGGCCCTTTATTTTCAATAAATAGCAATGTGAGAGAAAATATATATTCCGTAAGAGACAACACACCAAATCTTGATATGCTTCCAAAAAGTGAGCTAAAAGAGAATATTTACAAAGACTTTAATCAGTTTGAAGCCAACTATCAAGCTAAAAAAATAAGAGAAGCTAAAGCCAAGATCGCATTTTCTGAAAAACTAAATATCGAAGATATCATCTTAATTAAACAGTATGAAGATGATAAATTTATACTTTTATTAGATAGTGCCATAAACATAAAAAATGAGCTACTAGAACTTACTAAGAGCGAGAAAATAAGCTTTGGCATAAAGACCTTTTTTGAGTTTTTGCTTTGTGGCTTGCTCATTTTGTCTTTGCTTAGCATTTCTGCTAGGTTGAAATTTTTAAAGGTGCTTATCGATAAGTCAAAATACATATCAAACTATATCCTATCATCAAAAGAGACAAGTGCGGATAATGCGATATCAAAGCTCATAAAAACTTATGAAGATCTAAAAGAAGCCTATATAAAAGATAGCAGCTTTTTTCAGATAAAAGATAAATATATTTTATCCGTGAGCAAGAAACTAGAGTCTATTAATAAAGAAATTTTTACATCGACCGCGGCTTTAAAAATAGAAACAAATAATAGCAAAAAGCAAGTATTTATAGACACGATAGAAAAAAATGCAAATATCATGACTTCGCTTTATAACAATGCTAAAAATATCTCAAATGTTAAAAAATATAGCGAATGCAATAAAACCGAGATATTTGATCCTCAAAAAAGCTTTGAAGAAATTTTGCAAGCAAATATTGTCTATTCGCAAAGCAAAAAGATAAATTTTATAAGCTACCTTGATCCAAGCCTTACAAATGAACTAGAAGGAAATCTAAATTCATTAAAAACCGCATTTAACTCTATCTTTTTGGCATCTTTATCAATGTCTTTAAGACATCAAAACATTATCATCGCTATCAAAAAAGTTCAAAAAGAGTTTGATAGAAGCGGACTTTGTTCTGTAAGCTTTAGCATAAAAAATAGCTCAGCTGCCATGAGTGAAAAGCAAATTTCAGATATATTTTCAGATGATGAGAATAGCTTAAATAATGATGAGAGCGAGTTTTATCTAAAAATCGCTCAAATTTATTTAAAAAATTTAGAAAGTAAGCTGGAGATTAACTCGTTTCCAAGTATTGGCAATGAGTTTAAATTTGTAGTCATTTTTAAAACAACATCAAACCATAAAGACTTTGATATAAAATGCAATCATAAATTAGCATTTTTGCAAGATGTAAATGTAGCTTACAACGAAGCTTTTGAGCAGACCACAAAAGACCTTGGGCTCAAAGTAGATATGTTAACAAGCACTAGTCCATCTATTACAAAAAATTATGATGCTATATTTTTAAGAAATACCAATAAGCAAGGTCAAGATATTAAAAATCCGCTCATTTTAAAAGATCCGCTAACTCCGTTAAGTATCACAAGACTACTTTGCTTGGGTGAAGCTGATATTATGAATAAAAATTTAAACGATAAACCAAAAATTTTGATCTGCGATACTAATGAAATTTACATAGATATAACAGCAAGTGGCTTTAGTAAATTTAACTGCGAAGTTGTGGGAGTTTGTAATAAAAAAGATTTAAAACAAGCCATAAAGCAAGGCGATTTTGACCTTATCTTTGTTGGCTCGAAATTTTTCGAAGCTGAAAAAAATAGCATTCAAAAAAATCTTGATCTTATAAAAACAGCCATACAAAATGCAAAAATTCCAATTATACTAATGCTTTCAAACACTTCAAATATAGATGGAGAGAGTGTCAAAGAATACTTCAATGCCTATATAAAAACGCCAATAAATAGCGACGAACTGGCTCAAATTTTTAGAAAATTTTTGCCAAATTTTGGCGAGATTGCAATAGACGAAAGCTATCTAGCAAAAAGTGAAAATATTATTTTATTTAAGAAATCGCCAATGGAAAATAAAATATTTAGCTCAGCTTTAGGAGAATTTTACAACACACTTGAAACCACAAATAGCTTTGATGAGCTATTAACAAAGATAAAAACCAAAACTTATGGCATCGTTCTTATAGATGAAAATGTAAAAGACTTCAACTACGAAGAGCTAACAAGAGTTGTTGATAAGA